From one Candidatus Lernaella stagnicola genomic stretch:
- a CDS encoding AAA family ATPase has translation MKTIAIANQKGGVGKTTVAVNLGAGLARRGNKVLVVDLDSQSNATQILHRPLEEEEPSICEVLLDEGDLSAIVVPSSVENLFLAPAGESLANADLNLAAMMGRELFLRNAIEKMKPDGYDYVLIDNGPYLGLLTVNALVAADYVVVPVSCEYLPLLGLKFLLQTIGKVKTKLHPGLSILGYVITMYDRRESITFKVENTLRDRFGDAVFGTRIRINTKQKGAPSRAQTIFEYEHNASGKGTVDFESLTDEVMARVEGGEG, from the coding sequence ATGAAAACCATTGCGATTGCAAACCAAAAAGGTGGTGTGGGCAAAACAACGGTCGCCGTGAACCTCGGCGCCGGGCTGGCCAGACGCGGGAACAAGGTGCTTGTCGTAGACCTTGATTCCCAATCTAACGCCACCCAAATCCTGCACCGACCGCTGGAAGAAGAAGAACCCAGCATCTGTGAAGTCCTGCTGGACGAAGGGGACCTCTCCGCCATCGTCGTGCCTTCATCGGTCGAAAACCTCTTTTTGGCCCCGGCGGGTGAATCGCTGGCCAACGCCGACCTGAATTTGGCCGCGATGATGGGACGCGAGTTGTTCCTGCGTAACGCAATCGAAAAGATGAAGCCCGATGGTTACGACTACGTGCTGATCGACAACGGCCCCTACCTGGGATTGCTGACCGTCAACGCCCTAGTCGCCGCCGACTATGTGGTTGTGCCGGTGTCGTGCGAGTACCTGCCGTTGCTGGGTTTGAAGTTTCTGCTGCAAACCATTGGCAAGGTGAAGACGAAATTGCACCCTGGTTTGTCGATTTTGGGTTACGTTATTACAATGTATGATAGGCGTGAGTCGATTACGTTTAAGGTCGAGAACACGTTACGCGATCGATTCGGCGATGCCGTGTTTGGAACGCGTATCCGTATCAATACGAAACAGAAAGGCGCTCCGAGTCGCGCGCAAACCATTTTTGAATACGAACACAACGCCAGCGGCAAGGGCACCGTGGATTTCGAATCGCTTACCGACGAGGTCATGGCCCGCGTCGAAGGAGGGGAAGGTTAA
- a CDS encoding alkaline phosphatase family protein, with protein sequence MSLFSRKKKKAVVLGLDGVPHTLLQQFLAQGILPNMKRIFDQGNLRRMEVTVPEISSVSWPSFMTGVDPGTHGVFGFTELLENSYDMYFPNFTHIKAPTIWDQLEKQGKRSIVLNQPGTYPAKRINGVLVSGFVAIEMHKAVFPAKYIGKLKRLDYDIDIDTNIARKNHNFAFQELDRTLEGRRKAVDLLWDNEEWDYFELVVTGTDRLHHYLWHALTDENHRHHERAIGYYRAVDAFAGEMAERYVKATKDDSLSGFFMLSDHGFCALEKEVALTRFLLEKGLMKFDTEEPTELGEISSESKVFLMDPNRIYVHTSDRFPKGGVDPADKAKVVEDVKAALGELEFEGRKLVRRFFHQEEAYHGPFAAQGPDLVAVSIDGFDFKGSPDRREVFGHFGLTGMHNQNDAFLWTTKPVDEVPIITQVAGLILDHLK encoded by the coding sequence ATGAGTCTGTTTTCCCGTAAAAAGAAAAAAGCCGTGGTGCTCGGCTTGGATGGCGTACCGCACACGTTGCTGCAACAGTTTCTGGCGCAGGGCATTTTACCGAACATGAAGCGAATTTTCGACCAAGGGAACCTGCGGCGCATGGAAGTGACGGTGCCGGAAATTTCCTCGGTAAGTTGGCCCAGTTTCATGACCGGCGTCGATCCCGGTACGCACGGCGTCTTCGGCTTCACGGAATTGCTGGAAAATTCCTACGATATGTATTTCCCGAATTTCACGCACATCAAGGCGCCGACGATTTGGGACCAACTGGAAAAGCAGGGCAAGCGCAGCATCGTGCTCAACCAGCCCGGCACTTATCCGGCCAAGCGGATCAACGGCGTGCTGGTCTCCGGCTTCGTGGCCATCGAAATGCACAAGGCGGTGTTTCCGGCCAAGTACATCGGCAAACTCAAACGCCTCGACTACGACATCGATATCGACACCAACATCGCCCGGAAAAACCACAACTTCGCCTTCCAGGAACTCGATCGTACCCTCGAAGGACGCCGCAAGGCCGTGGATTTGCTCTGGGATAACGAAGAGTGGGACTACTTCGAACTGGTCGTGACCGGCACCGACCGCCTCCACCACTATCTGTGGCACGCGCTCACCGACGAAAACCACCGGCACCACGAGCGCGCGATCGGCTACTACCGCGCCGTCGACGCCTTCGCCGGCGAAATGGCCGAGCGCTACGTCAAGGCGACCAAAGACGACTCGCTGTCCGGATTTTTCATGCTCAGCGACCACGGGTTCTGCGCGCTGGAAAAGGAAGTTGCCCTGACGCGCTTTCTGCTGGAAAAAGGCCTGATGAAATTCGACACCGAAGAGCCGACCGAACTGGGTGAGATATCCAGTGAATCCAAGGTTTTCCTGATGGATCCCAACCGCATTTACGTGCATACCAGTGACCGCTTTCCCAAGGGTGGGGTAGATCCCGCCGACAAGGCGAAAGTCGTCGAGGATGTGAAAGCCGCGTTGGGCGAACTGGAATTCGAAGGCCGGAAACTGGTGAGGCGCTTTTTCCACCAGGAAGAAGCGTATCACGGGCCGTTTGCCGCTCAGGGGCCGGATTTGGTTGCCGTTTCGATCGACGGTTTCGATTTCAAGGGCTCGCCGGATCGCCGGGAAGTGTTCGGTCATTTCGGTTTGACCGGCATGCACAACCAAAACGACGCCTTCTTATGGACGACGAAACCGGTGGACGAGGTCCCCATCATCACGCAGGTCGCGGGGTTGATTTTGGACCACCTCAAGTAG
- a CDS encoding DUF4390 domain-containing protein, with translation MRRHQLGACLAIGVLLLTWNVVQAAEATLTGASSQRAGHVLSVSFKVEGAFTPKMEEAILSGIPQTFTYFFEVYRVVNAWPDQRIYNWQVRRTIKYDTLKKAFTVTLGSNEKDRQTKDLSEAKKWLTEFQGFPVAVVPALQADASHYVRVKAELDPVDWPLYLNRIFFFANLWDFKTPWLRIELPDGVSDDTPTNQPE, from the coding sequence ATGCGTCGACATCAATTGGGGGCTTGTCTCGCAATCGGCGTTCTTTTGCTGACGTGGAACGTCGTCCAGGCGGCCGAAGCGACCCTGACCGGAGCGAGCAGCCAACGCGCGGGGCACGTGCTGTCCGTCTCTTTTAAGGTAGAGGGCGCGTTCACGCCGAAAATGGAAGAGGCCATCCTGTCGGGCATTCCGCAAACCTTCACGTATTTCTTCGAGGTCTACCGCGTGGTCAACGCGTGGCCCGATCAGCGCATCTACAATTGGCAGGTGCGGCGCACAATCAAATACGACACGTTGAAAAAGGCCTTCACGGTCACGCTGGGTTCCAACGAGAAAGACCGTCAAACCAAAGACCTAAGCGAAGCCAAGAAATGGTTGACTGAGTTCCAGGGTTTTCCCGTGGCGGTCGTCCCGGCGCTCCAGGCGGACGCAAGCCACTACGTGCGCGTCAAAGCGGAGCTTGATCCCGTGGATTGGCCGCTGTACCTCAACCGCATCTTCTTTTTCGCCAACCTGTGGGATTTTAAAACGCCGTGGTTGCGAATTGAACTTCCCGACGGAGTGAGCGATGACACGCCAACGAACCAGCCGGAGTGA
- a CDS encoding HDIG domain-containing protein, translating to MSEKKGARRRLGGLPRTSARDFFERFHWRRWLMLAGFAMLVALALSPNLLSRVPGYEIGEYNVGNYRAPFPISFIDDEATLEARREAMDKVPPVFEYNPEEFKRIGARLRKAFEDMHSLYALLNALESERLSKREKAEKLIAAQQELKKTLVAERVPFGTQLGTELTDREFENLVERQFAPKLIEPVIEMLRFVYSDYVTFDLEEVRGALQSDGDNEVPGRVAVRVRGDAELRYPQDLAAFVSPRQAESSLQDLFEEHVKNIPAELRSLSLRIAVAQVKPNLIYDAAATATAKQRAANIIVPVTIAFEKNESIIGDGVKVSRQIALVFLHIRQKTAAADWAFSFLGMSLLVFVTLLLSFWLTDINISRFVISDRDAMMMGVLLVFGLFGLRFASWFDERLVNLFPNMPSGLMVFLFPIAAPAMLVRFLTRFETAMIFTVVLTFLSVLAFNPNPQMLPMLFLIMFVGIHSMRDVTRRSHVLKGGLLVGLTFIGMAIIDAFLQRDYSVDALLVAPGVGMLSGMLAGVLVLGLAPVFEYAFGYMTNISLLELANYEHPLLKRLARFSPGTFHHSIAISSLAEAAAEAIGANRLLVRIGAMYHDVGKTANARYFVENQRGENPHDEIRDPIESARIVISHVPDGVTLARQSGLPQDIIDFIEQHHGTRSVTYFLAKAKEEADENGGEVDESLFAYPGPKPQTKETAILMMCDVVEARSRTLKDRTPENVSAMIREMIDRIRADGQLDECPLTEPDLHRIVEAVTGVVIGMQHDRIAYPDQMRKSLLRGLFNKNYWSS from the coding sequence GTGTCGGAAAAGAAAGGCGCGAGACGGCGATTGGGCGGCTTGCCGCGAACCTCGGCGCGCGACTTTTTCGAGCGATTCCACTGGCGTCGCTGGTTGATGCTCGCCGGTTTCGCGATGCTGGTCGCCTTGGCCCTCTCTCCGAACTTGCTGAGCCGTGTTCCCGGCTACGAGATCGGCGAGTACAACGTGGGCAATTACCGGGCGCCGTTTCCGATTTCCTTTATCGACGACGAGGCCACGCTGGAAGCGCGTCGCGAGGCGATGGACAAGGTGCCTCCGGTTTTCGAATACAACCCCGAAGAATTCAAGCGAATCGGCGCGCGGCTTCGTAAGGCCTTCGAAGACATGCATTCGCTGTACGCTCTGTTAAACGCGTTGGAGAGCGAGAGGCTAAGCAAAAGAGAAAAAGCCGAAAAGCTCATCGCCGCTCAACAGGAATTGAAAAAGACGCTGGTGGCCGAGCGCGTTCCATTCGGCACGCAGCTTGGTACCGAACTGACCGACCGGGAATTCGAAAACCTGGTGGAGCGGCAATTCGCGCCGAAATTGATCGAGCCGGTGATCGAGATGCTGCGCTTCGTGTATTCCGACTACGTCACCTTCGACCTGGAAGAAGTGCGCGGCGCGTTGCAGAGCGATGGCGACAACGAAGTTCCCGGCCGGGTGGCCGTGCGGGTACGCGGCGATGCGGAATTGCGGTATCCGCAAGACTTGGCCGCCTTTGTGTCTCCACGCCAGGCCGAGAGCAGCCTGCAAGACCTGTTCGAAGAACATGTGAAAAATATCCCGGCGGAATTACGCAGTCTGTCGCTCCGCATTGCCGTGGCGCAGGTTAAGCCGAACCTCATCTATGATGCGGCGGCCACGGCCACGGCGAAGCAACGAGCGGCGAACATCATCGTACCGGTGACCATCGCCTTCGAGAAAAACGAGTCGATTATCGGCGATGGGGTGAAGGTGTCACGCCAGATCGCCCTGGTTTTTCTCCACATTCGGCAGAAGACCGCCGCCGCCGACTGGGCGTTCAGCTTCTTGGGCATGAGTCTGCTCGTGTTTGTGACACTGCTTCTGTCGTTCTGGCTGACTGATATCAACATATCGCGATTCGTGATCTCCGACCGCGACGCGATGATGATGGGCGTCTTGCTCGTCTTTGGCCTGTTCGGTTTGCGCTTTGCGTCGTGGTTCGACGAACGACTGGTCAACTTGTTTCCGAATATGCCGTCGGGCTTGATGGTGTTTCTATTCCCGATCGCCGCCCCGGCGATGCTGGTGCGCTTCCTGACACGCTTTGAGACGGCGATGATTTTCACCGTCGTGCTGACCTTCTTGAGCGTGCTCGCCTTTAATCCGAACCCGCAGATGTTGCCCATGCTTTTTCTGATCATGTTCGTGGGCATCCACTCAATGCGGGACGTGACGCGTCGCAGTCACGTATTGAAGGGCGGGCTTTTGGTCGGCCTGACGTTCATCGGCATGGCGATCATCGACGCCTTCCTGCAGCGCGATTACTCCGTCGACGCGTTGCTGGTTGCCCCCGGGGTGGGAATGCTCAGCGGAATGTTGGCCGGAGTTCTGGTGCTGGGCCTCGCGCCCGTATTCGAGTATGCCTTCGGTTACATGACCAATATTTCCCTGCTGGAACTGGCCAATTACGAGCACCCGCTGCTCAAGCGGCTGGCCCGTTTCTCGCCGGGCACGTTCCACCATTCGATCGCCATCAGTTCGCTGGCCGAAGCGGCCGCCGAAGCGATCGGCGCCAATCGATTGCTGGTGCGCATCGGCGCGATGTACCACGACGTGGGTAAGACCGCCAATGCGCGCTATTTCGTAGAAAATCAGCGTGGCGAGAACCCGCACGACGAAATCCGCGACCCGATCGAATCGGCCCGCATCGTCATCAGTCATGTGCCCGACGGCGTCACACTCGCCCGGCAGAGCGGCCTGCCGCAGGATATCATCGACTTTATCGAACAGCACCACGGCACCCGCTCCGTGACGTACTTCTTAGCGAAAGCGAAAGAAGAGGCCGACGAGAACGGCGGCGAAGTCGACGAGTCGCTCTTTGCGTACCCTGGGCCCAAACCGCAGACCAAAGAGACCGCGATTCTGATGATGTGCGACGTCGTGGAAGCGCGCAGCCGCACCCTCAAGGACCGCACGCCGGAAAACGTGTCGGCGATGATTCGCGAGATGATCGACCGTATCCGCGCCGACGGGCAACTCGACGAATGCCCGCTGACCGAACCGGATCTTCATCGAATCGTTGAAGCCGTGACCGGCGTGGTGATCGGCATGCAGCACGACCGCATCGCCTATCCGGACCAAATGCGTAAATCGCTGCTGCGCGGGCTTTTCAACAAAAACTATTGGTCGAGTTAA
- a CDS encoding ATP-binding protein, whose product MTRQRTSRSDPERDAVRRRRELIAAGIIALVLAILFWSESVFFDFAGDIGQGNLIFFALINVNVILACVLLFLILRNVTKLVFERRRGVLGAKLRTRLVVAFAAFALVPTFLLFYVAMTFISNSIERWFSLQIETSLNESMAIAQNLYRVTESRAVSHAEQLAESLSIEDMVAVWRDDQNETAQTEAAEKLSALLAKRREIILVESVELYPSPTAKPLVSVGGALTAKAWRSSPRKFIEAGFAGETKSRTDTMGSGELARGMAPVLDTENGGVKAVVVVGFHVPASLLGRLKVIQKTYDEYRQLKLLRTPIRTNYFVYLGLISFFIFFSATWFGFYLARQITEPLQLLAEGAEAVAKGELDVRVEQVADDEIGALVYTFNKMLDDLSASRLALETTMTNLELSNVELERRRASMAAVLDNIAAGVIAFDSQARVTTVNPSAERILAITAADTVGRRGQDVFAEQLINAFQALRQEADRSASAVVQRQVEVQIAGELRTLLAVFSRFRSSPQGPEGSVLVVEDLTELLRAQRVAAWQEIARRIAHEIKNPLTPIQLAAQRLRRRYGSRFDPEKDQVFFESTDIIVRQVEEMKAMVGEFSEFARMAEAKPSPTEVADVVHEAVVLFREAHKTIAFESHIDGDIPRLMLDREQIKRALINVIDNAVAAISGSGEITVSVRLSGGGKHLLLEVADDGEGLPGAYRSRLFEPYFSTKKMGTGLGLSIVHRIVHDHGGTVQLRDNQPKGTIVVIEIPVRAA is encoded by the coding sequence ATGACACGCCAACGAACCAGCCGGAGTGATCCGGAGCGGGATGCCGTGCGGCGGCGTCGCGAACTGATCGCCGCTGGTATCATTGCGCTGGTTCTGGCGATTTTGTTCTGGTCGGAAAGCGTCTTTTTCGATTTCGCCGGCGACATCGGCCAAGGCAACCTGATTTTTTTCGCGCTCATCAACGTCAACGTGATCCTGGCGTGCGTGCTGCTTTTTCTCATCCTTCGCAATGTGACCAAGCTCGTGTTCGAACGACGACGCGGCGTGCTGGGCGCGAAGCTGCGCACCCGGTTAGTCGTGGCGTTCGCGGCCTTCGCGCTCGTGCCGACGTTCCTGCTCTTTTACGTGGCCATGACCTTTATCAGCAATTCCATCGAGCGCTGGTTCAGCCTGCAAATCGAGACCAGTCTGAACGAGTCGATGGCCATCGCGCAGAACCTTTATCGGGTTACCGAGAGCCGGGCCGTGTCGCACGCCGAGCAGCTCGCCGAGTCGTTGTCCATCGAGGACATGGTCGCCGTTTGGCGCGACGACCAAAACGAAACGGCGCAAACGGAGGCCGCCGAGAAACTATCGGCCCTATTGGCCAAGCGGCGGGAAATCATCCTCGTCGAGTCGGTGGAGTTGTATCCATCGCCCACGGCGAAACCGCTCGTGAGTGTCGGCGGCGCCTTGACGGCAAAGGCGTGGCGATCCAGTCCGCGCAAATTCATCGAAGCAGGCTTCGCGGGTGAGACAAAGAGCCGTACCGACACGATGGGCAGCGGTGAATTGGCGCGAGGCATGGCGCCGGTTCTCGACACGGAGAACGGCGGCGTCAAAGCGGTCGTTGTCGTTGGTTTTCACGTGCCCGCGTCGCTGTTGGGCCGCCTGAAGGTGATTCAGAAAACCTACGACGAATACCGCCAACTCAAGCTGCTGCGCACGCCGATTCGCACGAATTACTTTGTCTACCTGGGCTTGATTTCGTTCTTCATCTTTTTCTCGGCGACGTGGTTCGGCTTCTACCTGGCCCGGCAGATCACCGAGCCCCTCCAGTTGCTGGCCGAAGGCGCCGAGGCGGTGGCCAAGGGCGAACTGGATGTGCGGGTCGAACAGGTCGCCGACGACGAAATCGGCGCTCTGGTCTACACCTTCAACAAGATGCTCGACGACCTCTCGGCCAGCCGCCTCGCGCTCGAAACAACGATGACCAACCTCGAGCTTTCCAACGTCGAGCTCGAACGGCGGCGGGCCAGCATGGCCGCGGTGCTCGACAACATCGCCGCAGGAGTGATCGCCTTCGACAGCCAGGCGCGGGTGACAACCGTCAACCCGAGCGCCGAACGCATTTTGGCCATCACCGCCGCCGACACCGTCGGCCGCCGCGGCCAGGACGTGTTCGCCGAACAGCTCATTAACGCCTTCCAAGCGCTGAGGCAGGAGGCGGATCGCAGTGCCTCGGCGGTCGTGCAGCGGCAGGTGGAAGTGCAAATCGCCGGAGAACTGCGCACCTTGCTCGCCGTTTTTTCTCGTTTTCGTAGCTCGCCGCAGGGGCCGGAGGGCTCGGTGCTGGTTGTGGAGGACCTTACCGAACTGCTACGGGCGCAGCGCGTGGCCGCGTGGCAGGAGATCGCGCGGCGGATCGCCCACGAAATCAAGAATCCGCTCACGCCCATTCAGTTGGCGGCGCAACGTTTGCGGCGGCGCTACGGTTCGCGATTCGACCCGGAAAAGGACCAGGTGTTTTTCGAGTCCACCGATATCATCGTGCGGCAGGTGGAAGAGATGAAGGCGATGGTCGGCGAGTTCTCGGAATTCGCCCGCATGGCCGAGGCGAAGCCCTCCCCCACCGAAGTCGCCGACGTCGTGCACGAGGCGGTCGTGCTGTTCCGCGAAGCGCACAAAACTATCGCGTTCGAATCCCACATCGACGGCGACATCCCCCGGCTGATGCTCGACCGCGAGCAGATCAAGCGCGCCCTGATCAACGTGATCGACAACGCCGTGGCGGCCATTTCGGGATCGGGGGAAATCACCGTGTCGGTGCGCCTTTCCGGCGGCGGCAAACACCTGCTGCTGGAAGTGGCCGACGACGGCGAAGGCCTACCCGGCGCTTACCGCAGCCGCTTGTTCGAACCGTACTTTTCCACCAAGAAAATGGGGACAGGTTTGGGTTTGTCGATCGTACACCGGATTGTTCACGACCACGGCGGCACCGTGCAGTTGCGCGACAATCAGCCAAAGGGAACAATCGTAGTGATCGAAATTCCGGTCAGGGCCGCGTAG
- a CDS encoding GDSL-type esterase/lipase family protein encodes MALVLTVALLVWFTIEAALDHFDPAGRIDNGDLPDKLRTWNLREHTNLFRIFDEATSIALRGESWPIAKPPGERRVLCLGSSSTYGAGLSAEQAYPARLEARLGTGFQVGNAGWGGYNSFQLSIYLRQVLLRTQPDFLVFYYGGNEQFGADTIAYWRYATGLLEGFEGTPDEAEMALRYGTTNRAAIAVIDRLHRSRLYIHLRDAVVGARRARFEPSEADRLDSAVVLQKIVDAAESAGARVILIPEVEVGRGLVNRAYDRLMFDAAMDSQAVYFYIPEGIREPENFIDTVHFNQKGADRLAELVAPLVRKGLRRP; translated from the coding sequence ATGGCTCTTGTCCTGACTGTCGCCCTTCTCGTGTGGTTCACAATCGAAGCGGCGTTGGACCATTTCGACCCCGCCGGCCGCATCGACAACGGGGATTTGCCCGACAAGCTTCGTACTTGGAACTTACGCGAGCACACCAACCTATTCCGCATCTTCGACGAGGCGACGTCAATCGCCCTTCGTGGAGAAAGCTGGCCGATCGCCAAGCCGCCGGGCGAGCGGCGGGTTCTTTGTCTCGGATCTTCCAGTACCTATGGCGCGGGATTGAGCGCCGAGCAGGCTTATCCGGCCCGCCTGGAAGCGCGTCTCGGGACGGGGTTTCAAGTCGGCAACGCCGGGTGGGGCGGCTACAACTCGTTTCAATTGAGCATCTACCTGCGGCAGGTCTTGCTACGCACTCAACCGGATTTCCTCGTTTTCTATTACGGCGGCAACGAGCAGTTCGGCGCCGATACCATCGCCTACTGGCGATACGCCACGGGATTGTTGGAAGGGTTTGAGGGCACGCCGGACGAGGCCGAAATGGCGCTTCGCTACGGGACGACGAACCGCGCGGCCATCGCGGTTATCGATCGCCTGCACCGTTCGCGTTTGTACATCCACCTGCGCGACGCCGTGGTGGGCGCACGCCGAGCGCGTTTTGAGCCGAGCGAAGCCGACCGCTTGGATTCCGCCGTCGTCCTGCAAAAAATTGTCGACGCCGCCGAATCGGCCGGGGCGCGAGTGATTCTCATTCCGGAAGTGGAAGTGGGGCGCGGCTTGGTCAACCGCGCTTATGACCGGCTGATGTTCGACGCCGCGATGGATAGCCAAGCGGTGTATTTTTACATCCCGGAGGGGATACGCGAGCCGGAAAATTTCATCGACACAGTTCATTTTAATCAGAAGGGCGCCGACCGCCTCGCCGAACTCGTCGCGCCGTTGGTCCGAAAAGGACTGCGCAGGCCGTAA